GGTGAAGCCGACTGCTACGACTACCGAAACGACCACCCCTGCAGTCTCGAAATCCACAACGCCCGTAAATAACGAAGTCAAAAAAGACAGTTCGGAAAAGACCAATAAATCCGCTTCGCTCCCCATCAAAGAACAAGCCGAACAATTCCTGGCCCGATTGTCCAAAGGCGAGGCCAAAACGAGTGAACTGAGCGCGGCCTTCAAAAAGCAGATCACACGGCCTCGAAATACAGAAGAGAAAGCACTCGGTTACTCCGACTCCCTGGCCCACGACTGGCTCGATAAACTGGCTGGGGCAACTTACAAGAGCAACTCGAATTTCAGCCAGCTCACCAATCAGTACACGCTCATGGGTACAGTCACTGGTGGTCCGAAGACGGAGTATTTCGTGCTTCGCATGGTTATGCTGCCGGGCAAAACGCCGGAAGTGAATTGGTTTCATCGCTCCAACCTTCGGGCCGGCGATCGCACGGCTCAAGCCAGCCCTGATGTCGACGCCGCACGCGACTTTTTAGAGGTGGCCGGCAGTGGTCAGGAAACTCTCACCGCATCGCTGTTGACCCCGGAATTCCGAGCGAAGATCGCTGAACCGCTGAGTTCCGACAAGGAGTTCGGTTACAACATTGGCATGTTGAATTTAAAAATCAAAGCCTGGCGAGCCACGGCAATAACCATGACCGTCGGCAACGACCTGGGCACCTTCAGCGGTGAATTGATCAACGGCGATCAGAAGAAAAGCTACAAGTTGAAGCTGGTGAACAAAGACGGTAACTGGCTGGTCGAGAATTTCGAAGTGCAGTAATTCGATTTGCTAGAAAACGGACTGCATGAGCGGTCTTCTGAAATATGGCAGGGATTTTACCAAGGGAAACACATGAGCATACTTGTCGACAAGAACACACGAGTAATCTGCCAGGGACTGGGCAAGGCCGGTACCTTCCACTCCATTCAATGCCGGGAATACGGCACTCAGATGGTGGGAGGGATTACTCCGGGCAAGGGCGGACAGGTAAAGGAAGGTTTCCCGTTATTCAATACGGTCTATGACGCCGTGCGTAAGGAAGGTGCCACGGCCAGCATGGTGTTCGTACCGCCGCCGGCCGCCGCGGATGCCATCATGGAAGCGGCGGATGCAGGGATTAAGGTCATCATTGCAATTACCGAAGGCATTCCGGTTCTGGATATGGCACGTGTGGCGGCCTTCCTCAAAGAGAAGCCAGGCGTCCGCCTCGTCGGGCCGAACTGTCCCGGTGTGATCACGCCAGGCGAGTGCAAAATCGGTATCATGCCGGGTTACATTCACAAACCGGGTACGATTGGCGTGATTAGCCGCTCGGGCACACTGACCTACGAAGCCGTGTTTCAATTGACGGCTCTCGGGTTGGGTCAGTCAACCTGTGTGGGAATCGGTGGAGACCCGATTATCGGCACCAATCAGATCGACTGTCTAAAACTGTTCCAGGATGACCCGGGAACAGAGGCTATTCTGATGATCGGTGAAATCGGTGGCACCGCCGAAGAACGGGCGGCCGAATACATCGCCAAGCATGTCACCAAGCCAGTCGCCGCGTTCATTGCGGGCCAGACCGCTCCTCCGGGTCGGCGGATGGGTCACGCGGGCGCTATTATCTCGGGGGGTTCGGGAAGCGCTGTGGATAAAATTGCCGCTCTGAAGAAGGCTAACATCGAAGTGGCTCCTACCCCGGCCGATTTGGGCCAGGCCGTGAAGACCGCGATGAGCAAGAAGAAATAGTTACGGTGAATCGATCGTAATTCCATGGTAATTACACAAAGGGAGACGCGGAAGCTTTTCCCTCTTTTACGTGATGTCCCTGCAGATTTTCATTTTGTGAGGGCTAGAGATCGAGAATCCCTGCCTCAGGTGGAGGTCGCTTCCCGAAACTTTCGGGCCAGATCTTCCCTAGGGTTGAGGAAGCGATCTCGGGTTCCTGGAACCAGATCGAAAATCGAAGGCGCTTCCAGCGACTCCTCTTCTGTCAATCGACAAGCCTGCTGCCGACGAACCGCGTCTGAAAACAATTTCGGAAGACAGCTTTCGCAGCAAAGTGAATAGGTTTTCAATTCCTTGGTTAAACCGTCACTCCAGCGCGAAGCCACCTTATAGAGAGCAATCAAGCCACATTCCGGCGTGTAGCAATGGATCGGGTACGGCTTCATCGACATATCTTTAAACGATCCATTTCTTGATCTCCAGGCGATGCTGCGCCCCTATTAGTCGATTTTCCATTCTGCCGATCTGGTGGCTTCCGTCAAGCAGCTAACCATCCTCGAAATGGATTTTTCTCAAAAAATTGAACTCGAAACTTGTCATGCGCTGCCAACTAAATAGCCTAGACTTATCATCAAAATTAGTCTTACCTAATTTATATGATAAGATTAAACTAATTTAATTGTTAGGAGATCCAATTGAACAGACACCTGACTAAGCGTAATGGCTTTACCCTCATTGAGTTACTGGTTGTAATCGCCATCATTGCAATTCTGATCGGCCTGCTATTACCGGCAGTCCAGAAGGTCCGGGAAGCGGCTGCCCGCGCTCAGTGCAGCAATAATCTCAAGCAAATCGGCCTGGCCCTGCACAATTACGAAAGCGCCAATGGCTACTTCCCGACTGCCTACAAGATGCTTTCCACATCTGACCCCGCCGCGCCGGCGGGAACCGGCACGTTTGGGCCATCGGTCTTAGTGCTGATCTTGCCCTACTTGGAACAGGACAATCTTTATGCGAAAATCGACATTACCAAGGCAGCGCTCAATCCAGTGAATATGCCGGCGAATAATTCCGCTTACTCGACTTCTGTAAAAGCGTTTCTCTGCCCTTCCACCCCCGCGCCTACCACCGTGGACTATTCAAACGAGTTGTCCAACAGTTTCAATAATTTCGGGATTACCGTCAGCTTTCCCACGGGGCTGATCTTCGGAAGAGCGGACTACGCGCCTGATGCGGGGATGCAGGCCGAGGAACCGGGCATCAACATCAATGCCGGAGCCTCAATCATTTGCCAGCCACCCGATGGACCGGTACGCATCACTGCGATTACCGATGGTACTTCGAACACAATGATGATCGTGGAAGACGCCGGTCGGCCCACCTGGTACGGTAGCAAAGGCCCTGCCCTGGTATCCGGTTACAGTGGCGCCGCCGGCACGACCCCTCAAGGCGGCGGCGGCTGGGCCGATCCTCTGAACTACATCGCCACCAATGGGGCCGATCCTCTCGGCACTGGCATTGCCGCTGGAGGGAATTTCATGGGAATTCCCGCCGCTCCCTGGTCCTGCGGTAATGGCTGCAGCAACGACAGCGAAGTTTTTGCCTTTCACACCGGCGGCAGCAACGTCTGTTTTGGAGATGGCTCCGTACGCTTCGTGAAAAACGGTCTAACCATGGGCCAGATGCAAGCCCTGCTCAGCCGAGCGGGCGGTGAAATTATCAATTTCGAATATTAAGCAGGAGCCAGAACGTGCGAAGTTTGTATTTTTTCCTGGGAAGCCTGCTGGCATTAGCAAATTCTGCTTGCGGCGATCAGAACAAGATTTACCCAGTGAGCGGCAAGGTGACCTATAAAGGCTCCCCGGCGGAAGGAGCCACGGTTTTCTTCCACCGCCAAGGGGGCGACCCGATAAACGATCCGATGATTATGGGCATCGTTCTTGCGGATGGTTCCTTTGAAATCGTCTGTGGTTCGCAGGGCAAAGGTGCGCCGCCAGGCGATTATGACGTGTTGATCGAATGGAAACGAACCCTAGGCCAGTTCAAAGGCGGCCCGCAACATGGACCTGATAAATTGAAGGGCCGTTACGCAAGTCCCAAGCAACCGCAGCTGCATGCCCTCGTGGAGGCGAAGCCAACTGTTCTACCGCCATTTGATTTGAATTAAAACGGACACTCGGTTGGGCCGCGAAAAAATTTCTGGGGAGCCTCGCTATTCGGATGGAACTGCCGAACAGCGGCTATCCCCCAACTCATCCAGGGCATTCTGTGCGGCCAGGGCCTCGGCCTTTTTTTTACTCGGCCCCCAGGCCGGTTTGAACCGACGATCGCCCACTTCCACTACAACTTGAAAGGAGCGCGAGTGCTCCGGCCCCTGCTCGTCCAGCACTCGATAGGTTGGCGTTTGACAGAACTTCTTCTGGCAAAGTTGCTGCAGGTTGGACTTGG
The genomic region above belongs to Telmatocola sphagniphila and contains:
- the sucD gene encoding succinate--CoA ligase subunit alpha — protein: MSILVDKNTRVICQGLGKAGTFHSIQCREYGTQMVGGITPGKGGQVKEGFPLFNTVYDAVRKEGATASMVFVPPPAAADAIMEAADAGIKVIIAITEGIPVLDMARVAAFLKEKPGVRLVGPNCPGVITPGECKIGIMPGYIHKPGTIGVISRSGTLTYEAVFQLTALGLGQSTCVGIGGDPIIGTNQIDCLKLFQDDPGTEAILMIGEIGGTAEERAAEYIAKHVTKPVAAFIAGQTAPPGRRMGHAGAIISGGSGSAVDKIAALKKANIEVAPTPADLGQAVKTAMSKKK
- a CDS encoding DUF1559 domain-containing protein: MNRHLTKRNGFTLIELLVVIAIIAILIGLLLPAVQKVREAAARAQCSNNLKQIGLALHNYESANGYFPTAYKMLSTSDPAAPAGTGTFGPSVLVLILPYLEQDNLYAKIDITKAALNPVNMPANNSAYSTSVKAFLCPSTPAPTTVDYSNELSNSFNNFGITVSFPTGLIFGRADYAPDAGMQAEEPGININAGASIICQPPDGPVRITAITDGTSNTMMIVEDAGRPTWYGSKGPALVSGYSGAAGTTPQGGGGWADPLNYIATNGADPLGTGIAAGGNFMGIPAAPWSCGNGCSNDSEVFAFHTGGSNVCFGDGSVRFVKNGLTMGQMQALLSRAGGEIINFEY